In one window of Streptomyces roseofulvus DNA:
- a CDS encoding RNA polymerase sigma factor codes for MSYPTLGGVTEPFRPSWRSPTVQTEIQTTDPDELPPLPELPEVPAQRRRAADTGGNGPSADLFRQYLREIGRIPLLTAEEEVELARRVEAGLFAEEKLARTPDLDSQLAYDLDRLVVLGRIAKRKLIEANLRLVVSVAKRYVGRGLTMLDLVQEGNLGLIRAVEKFDYARGYKFSTYATWWIRQAMSRALADQARTIRVPVHVVELINRVIRVQRHLLQERGAEPTAEEVAAHLDLTPERVLDVLRLAQEPVSLHTPVGEEEDVDLGDLIEDGDAASPVESAAFLLLRRHLEDVLSTLGERERKVVQLRYGLDDGRPRTLEEIGRLFGVTRERIRQIESKTLSKLRDHAYADQLRGYLD; via the coding sequence GTGTCGTACCCCACACTGGGCGGGGTGACGGAGCCGTTCCGCCCTTCCTGGAGGTCGCCCACCGTGCAGACCGAGATCCAGACCACCGACCCGGACGAACTCCCCCCGCTCCCCGAACTCCCGGAGGTCCCGGCCCAGCGGCGCCGCGCCGCCGACACCGGCGGCAACGGCCCCTCCGCCGACCTCTTCCGCCAGTACCTCCGCGAGATCGGCCGCATCCCCCTCCTCACCGCCGAGGAGGAGGTCGAACTGGCCCGCCGGGTCGAGGCCGGCCTCTTCGCGGAGGAGAAGCTCGCCCGCACCCCCGACCTCGACTCCCAGCTCGCCTACGACCTCGACCGGCTCGTCGTCCTCGGCCGGATCGCCAAGCGGAAGCTGATCGAGGCCAACCTCCGGCTCGTCGTCTCCGTCGCCAAGCGGTACGTCGGCCGCGGCCTGACCATGCTCGACCTCGTCCAGGAGGGCAACCTGGGCCTCATCCGGGCCGTCGAGAAGTTCGACTACGCCCGCGGCTACAAGTTCTCCACCTACGCCACCTGGTGGATCCGCCAGGCGATGTCCCGGGCCCTCGCCGACCAGGCCCGGACCATCCGCGTCCCCGTCCACGTCGTCGAACTCATCAACCGGGTCATCCGCGTCCAGCGCCACCTCCTCCAGGAGCGCGGCGCCGAGCCCACCGCGGAGGAGGTCGCCGCCCACCTCGACCTCACCCCCGAACGGGTCCTCGACGTCCTCCGCCTCGCCCAGGAGCCCGTCTCCCTGCACACCCCCGTCGGCGAGGAGGAGGACGTCGACCTCGGCGACCTCATCGAGGACGGCGACGCCGCCTCGCCCGTCGAGTCCGCCGCCTTCCTGCTGCTCCGCCGCCACCTGGAGGACGTCCTCTCCACCCTCGGCGAGCGGGAGCGCAAGGTCGTCCAGCTCCGCTACGGCCTCGACGACGGCCGCCCCCGCACCCTGGAGGAGATCGGCCGCCTCTTCGGCGTCACCCGCGAACGCATCCGCCAGATCGAGTCCAAGACCCTCTCCAAACTCCGCGACCACGCCTACGCGGACCAGCTGCGCGGCTATCTGGACTGA
- a CDS encoding ABC transporter ATP-binding protein, whose amino-acid sequence MAGPGGRMMAGGAPGERSMDFKGSSRRLLRQLAPERTALWLMLLAGVLSVAGAVVGPKILGRATDLVFAGVVGRQMPEGVTKAQALEKLRADGDGGMADMLSGVDFTPGQGIDFGAVGEVLLLALAVYVAAGLLMLVSTRMSIKVINRTVYRMREDVQTKLARLPLSYFDRAKRGEVLSRATNDIDNISQTLQQSMGQLINSLLTIVGVLAMMFWISPLLALVALVTVPVSVVVAARIGKRSQPHFVQQWKSTGALNAHVEEMYTGHTLVKVFGRQDEAAKGFREQNEALYEAGFRAQFNSGMMQPVMFFVSNINYVLVAVVGGLRVASGTLSIGDVQAFIQYSRQFSMPLTQVASMANLVQSGVASAERIFELLDAEEQEPDAPVSEKPRDFKGKVTLEHVSFRYEADKPLIEDLSLTVEPGQTVAIVGPTGAGKTTLVNLLMRFYEVTGGRITLDGTDIASMSREELRAGIGMVLQDTWLFGGTIADNIAYGATREVTRAEVEEAARAAHADRFVRTLPDGYDTVVDDDGAAVSAGEKQLITIARAFLSDPVILVLDEATSSVDTRTEVLIQKAMARLAQGRTSFVIAHRLSTIRDADVILVMENGSIVEQGTHEELLVAGGAYARLYAAQFAEAVAEVD is encoded by the coding sequence ATGGCCGGTCCTGGCGGACGCATGATGGCCGGGGGCGCCCCGGGTGAGCGGTCGATGGACTTCAAGGGGTCGTCGAGGCGGCTGCTGCGGCAGCTGGCGCCGGAGCGGACCGCGCTGTGGCTGATGCTGCTCGCGGGCGTGCTGTCGGTGGCGGGCGCGGTGGTCGGCCCCAAGATCCTCGGCCGGGCGACCGACCTGGTCTTCGCCGGCGTGGTCGGGCGGCAGATGCCCGAGGGCGTGACGAAGGCACAGGCCCTGGAGAAGCTGCGGGCGGACGGCGACGGCGGGATGGCCGACATGCTGTCCGGGGTCGACTTCACGCCCGGGCAGGGCATCGACTTCGGCGCGGTCGGCGAGGTGCTGCTGCTCGCGCTGGCGGTGTACGTGGCGGCGGGGCTGCTGATGCTCGTCTCCACCCGGATGTCGATCAAGGTGATCAACCGGACCGTGTACCGGATGCGCGAGGACGTCCAGACGAAGCTGGCGCGGCTGCCGCTGTCCTACTTCGACCGGGCGAAGCGCGGCGAGGTGCTGTCCCGGGCGACCAACGACATCGACAACATCTCGCAGACGCTCCAGCAGTCGATGGGCCAGCTCATCAACTCGCTGCTGACGATCGTCGGCGTGCTGGCGATGATGTTCTGGATCTCGCCGCTGCTCGCGCTCGTCGCCCTGGTGACGGTGCCGGTGTCGGTGGTGGTCGCGGCGCGGATCGGCAAGCGCTCGCAGCCGCACTTCGTGCAGCAGTGGAAGTCCACGGGCGCGCTCAACGCGCACGTGGAGGAGATGTACACCGGGCACACGCTGGTGAAGGTCTTCGGCCGGCAGGACGAGGCGGCGAAGGGCTTCCGGGAGCAGAACGAGGCGCTGTACGAGGCCGGTTTCCGGGCGCAGTTCAACAGCGGCATGATGCAGCCGGTGATGTTCTTCGTCTCGAACATCAACTACGTGCTGGTGGCGGTGGTCGGCGGTCTGCGGGTGGCGAGCGGCACGCTCTCCATCGGTGACGTGCAGGCGTTCATCCAGTACTCGCGCCAGTTCTCGATGCCGCTGACGCAGGTGGCGTCGATGGCGAACCTGGTGCAGTCGGGCGTCGCCTCGGCGGAGCGGATCTTCGAGCTGCTCGACGCGGAGGAGCAGGAGCCGGACGCGCCGGTCTCCGAGAAGCCGCGCGACTTCAAGGGCAAGGTGACCCTGGAGCACGTGTCCTTCCGCTACGAGGCCGACAAGCCGCTCATCGAGGACCTGTCGCTCACCGTGGAGCCGGGCCAGACGGTCGCGATCGTCGGCCCGACGGGCGCGGGCAAGACGACGCTGGTCAACCTCCTCATGCGGTTCTACGAGGTGACCGGCGGCCGGATCACGCTGGACGGCACGGACATCGCGTCGATGTCCCGGGAGGAGCTGCGGGCCGGGATCGGCATGGTGCTCCAGGACACCTGGCTGTTCGGCGGGACGATCGCCGACAACATCGCGTACGGCGCCACCCGCGAGGTGACCCGGGCGGAGGTCGAGGAGGCCGCGCGGGCGGCCCACGCCGACCGGTTCGTCCGCACCCTGCCGGACGGGTACGACACGGTGGTGGACGACGACGGGGCGGCGGTCAGCGCGGGCGAGAAGCAGCTGATCACCATCGCCCGGGCGTTCCTGTCGGACCCGGTGATCCTGGTCCTCGACGAGGCGACGAGCTCGGTGGACACCCGGACCGAGGTCCTGATCCAGAAGGCGATGGCCCGGCTGGCCCAGGGCCGCACCTCCTTCGTGATCGCGCACCGGCTCTCCACCATCCGGGACGCGGACGTGATCCTGGTGATGGAGAACGGCTCGATCGTGGAGCAGGGCACGCACGAGGAGCTGCTCGTCGCGGGCGGCGCCTACGCCCGCCTGTACGCGGCGCAGTTCGCGGAGGCGGTCGCCGAGGTCGACTGA